The following coding sequences are from one Streptomyces sp. NBC_00536 window:
- a CDS encoding EthD family reductase, with amino-acid sequence MITLLTVIRKNPEVSTEEFRHFMKHEYGPTYQTLPQTRAYVQYHLTDLAADGAEDPIDAIVQISFDSEEAMAAALATDAYKKAHALRERYMRETSAGIHSARVDDIVTFEAGRLEAVRRKARHLLFRIPVTPGAE; translated from the coding sequence GTGATCACCCTGCTGACCGTCATCCGAAAGAACCCCGAGGTCTCCACCGAGGAATTCCGGCACTTCATGAAGCACGAGTACGGTCCGACGTACCAGACGCTCCCGCAGACCCGCGCCTACGTGCAGTACCACCTCACGGACCTCGCCGCGGACGGGGCGGAGGACCCGATCGACGCGATCGTCCAGATCAGCTTCGACTCCGAGGAAGCCATGGCTGCGGCGCTGGCGACCGACGCGTACAAGAAGGCCCACGCGCTGCGCGAACGCTACATGCGCGAGACGTCCGCGGGCATCCACTCCGCCCGCGTCGACGACATCGTCACCTTCGAGGCAGGCCGCCTTGAGGCCGTTCGTCGCAAGGCTCGCCATCTGCTCTTCCGTATCCCTGTCACCCCGGGCGCGGAGTGA
- a CDS encoding TIR domain-containing protein, which produces MKRGRFPLRRRIRTELGYGAFLSYSGDRDRQWLPHLQRAIEKQSRPWYKPPRIRVFLDDSGISIGPELWGKIEAGLARSDWLVVMASPESKASVWVDREIEWWLRNKTVDTILLVVTAGQLEWDEQRGDWDPERSTALPARLLGRFTQQPVWKTIALRRPDNGTGLVPDVDSVALGIASVVRGLPEDDLKSEGIRDTRRNLRTARITAAVLGLLLLVASTVSALALIARAEAARQRDHAIAQQLIGQSSFLATRDPFGARLKALAAWRIDPTPESRLAMLNAAVNPESGLLAHTWPVRSVAFSPDGKTVASGSDDGVVRLWDAATQRRVGDALIGHHGGVTSLAFGPDGETLVSSSFDGTVRLWNVAGHSQLGDAFEPRAGTISSVALSPDGRTLVFVGDSGSGAVQVWDVATHRRIGEPLGDRAHGTTAVAFSPDGRTFATGTSKGLQLWDTSSHTPTGEVLTSGDNYISSVSFSGDGRTLAAADTHGTVQLWDTTTRAPIGKPFADDSGGFGSVAFSPDGALLAAAYADGSVQLWDIVGHIRLGAPFIGHISNARAVAFSPDGSTLATASDDTTVRLWDVRTQRQIGTSVGTGEQMATDFSPRGHVLAVAGSGAKVRFWDIVTRRQIGDPLDSGVLNMGSSMYLNPDGTVLATTSFNTNYAVTLWDVTTQRRIGEPLPAQNDDIRAMAFSPDGKVLATSVRDSVRLWDLATRRQIGKALDVSAYRLTFSPDGRTVATNTADDTVALWDVATQRRIGETPPSHTAQVDAVTFSPDGTMLATASRDSTVRLWNVATREQIGEPLTGHRGGVTSVAFSPNGQTLATGSMDRTVRLWDVTTRQQIGVPLEGHGADVTGVGFGPEGRTVAAWGKDETVRWWDVAATVDPEHALCQWARGAFDAGRWREYVPAGPAFRPLCPR; this is translated from the coding sequence ATGAAGAGGGGACGCTTCCCCCTCCGCAGACGGATCAGGACCGAACTCGGGTACGGCGCCTTTCTCTCCTACAGCGGGGACCGTGACCGGCAATGGCTGCCGCACCTGCAGCGGGCGATCGAAAAGCAGTCCCGGCCCTGGTACAAGCCGCCACGGATCCGGGTGTTCCTCGATGACAGCGGCATATCGATCGGGCCCGAACTCTGGGGAAAGATCGAAGCCGGCCTGGCCCGCTCGGACTGGCTCGTGGTCATGGCCTCGCCGGAGTCGAAGGCATCCGTGTGGGTCGACCGGGAAATCGAATGGTGGCTGAGGAACAAGACGGTCGACACCATCCTGCTCGTCGTGACCGCAGGGCAGCTGGAATGGGACGAGCAGCGGGGCGACTGGGACCCGGAACGCTCGACGGCCCTGCCCGCCCGCCTGTTGGGACGGTTCACGCAGCAGCCGGTCTGGAAAACCATAGCCCTGCGCAGACCCGACAACGGCACCGGTCTCGTGCCGGACGTGGACAGCGTCGCGCTCGGCATCGCGTCCGTCGTACGCGGTCTTCCGGAGGACGACCTCAAGTCGGAGGGCATCCGCGACACCCGGCGCAATCTGCGGACGGCACGGATCACCGCGGCCGTACTGGGCCTGCTCCTCCTGGTGGCGAGCACCGTGTCCGCGCTCGCGCTGATCGCACGGGCCGAGGCCGCCCGCCAGCGTGACCACGCCATTGCGCAGCAGTTGATCGGTCAGAGCTCCTTCCTCGCGACCCGTGACCCCTTCGGTGCCCGGTTGAAAGCGCTGGCAGCCTGGCGGATCGACCCCACACCGGAATCGCGCCTTGCCATGCTCAACGCAGCAGTGAACCCGGAATCCGGATTGCTCGCTCATACCTGGCCCGTCAGATCGGTGGCCTTCAGCCCGGACGGCAAGACCGTCGCCTCCGGAAGCGACGACGGCGTCGTGCGGCTGTGGGACGCGGCGACGCAACGGAGGGTCGGGGACGCGCTCATCGGGCACCACGGAGGCGTCACGTCGCTGGCCTTCGGACCGGATGGCGAAACTCTGGTCAGCTCCAGTTTCGACGGCACCGTCCGGCTCTGGAACGTCGCCGGCCACAGCCAGCTCGGTGACGCATTCGAGCCCCGGGCCGGGACGATCTCTTCGGTCGCCCTCAGCCCGGACGGCAGGACTCTCGTCTTCGTGGGCGACAGCGGATCCGGGGCCGTACAGGTATGGGACGTGGCGACGCACCGCCGGATCGGCGAGCCGCTGGGAGATCGCGCCCACGGCACTACCGCGGTGGCGTTCAGCCCTGACGGCAGAACCTTTGCGACGGGCACCAGCAAGGGGTTACAGCTCTGGGACACCAGTTCCCATACGCCCACGGGCGAGGTGCTGACCAGCGGCGACAACTACATCTCGTCGGTCTCCTTCAGTGGTGACGGCCGCACCCTCGCCGCCGCCGACACCCACGGCACCGTCCAGCTCTGGGACACCACCACCCGGGCCCCGATCGGAAAGCCGTTCGCCGACGATTCCGGAGGCTTCGGCTCGGTGGCCTTCAGCCCGGACGGTGCGCTGCTCGCCGCCGCGTACGCCGACGGCAGCGTGCAACTCTGGGACATCGTGGGGCACATCCGGCTCGGAGCGCCGTTCATCGGCCACATCAGCAACGCCCGGGCCGTGGCCTTCAGCCCGGACGGGTCGACCCTGGCCACTGCGAGCGACGACACCACGGTCCGGCTGTGGGACGTCCGCACACAAAGGCAGATCGGCACATCGGTCGGTACCGGGGAACAGATGGCTACGGATTTCAGCCCTCGTGGGCATGTACTGGCCGTTGCGGGATCCGGCGCCAAGGTGCGCTTCTGGGACATCGTCACACGGCGCCAAATCGGTGACCCGCTGGACTCCGGTGTCCTGAACATGGGTTCGTCGATGTACCTCAACCCCGACGGCACCGTGCTGGCGACCACCTCATTCAACACGAATTATGCTGTGACGCTCTGGGACGTCACGACACAGCGCCGGATCGGCGAGCCGCTGCCCGCCCAGAACGACGATATCCGCGCCATGGCTTTCAGCCCCGACGGCAAGGTCCTCGCCACTTCCGTCAGGGATTCGGTGCGCCTGTGGGATCTGGCCACGCGTCGGCAGATCGGCAAGGCACTCGATGTCAGTGCGTACAGACTCACGTTCAGCCCCGACGGCCGCACTGTCGCCACCAACACCGCGGACGACACCGTGGCGCTCTGGGATGTTGCCACGCAGCGACGGATCGGCGAGACGCCCCCGAGCCACACCGCGCAGGTCGACGCGGTCACCTTCAGCCCCGACGGGACGATGCTGGCGACCGCGAGCCGCGACAGCACCGTCCGGCTGTGGAACGTGGCCACGCGTGAACAGATCGGGGAGCCGCTGACCGGCCATCGCGGCGGCGTGACGTCCGTCGCCTTCAGTCCGAACGGGCAGACGCTGGCAACCGGCAGCATGGATCGGACGGTCAGGCTCTGGGACGTCACCACCCGGCAGCAGATCGGCGTCCCGCTCGAAGGACACGGCGCCGACGTCACCGGGGTGGGCTTCGGCCCCGAGGGCAGGACGGTCGCTGCCTGGGGCAAGGACGAGACCGTACGGTGGTGGGACGTCGCGGCGACCGTGGACCCGGAACACGCGCTGTGCCAGTGGGCGAGGGGCGCGTTCGATGCCGGCCGGTGGCGCGAATACGTACCCGCGGGCCCCGCTTTCCGGCCGCTCTGTCCGCGTTGA
- a CDS encoding TIR domain-containing protein, which translates to MATGLERQAGEPTGYDAFISYSHSWDRKLTKTFQSRLQNFDRPWYRPRSLRLFRDETNLAASPHLWREIERGLTASRWLVLMASPAAAASPWVRKEIRWWLTHRSADTLLIAWTDGTLVWDDSRRSFDWSRTDALPREEMDGSFGQQPRWVDLRWLHSPEQAGPADPRLVECVAEFAAPISGRSKDEVIGDHVRQQRRTMRLVWSTVAVLTVLLLVALAGGVTAYHQRNAARSQTLVAQSRQLVAEASSISDTQPDLARQLLVQAYRLAPTAEAAGALVGSRGLPRVIDGKGDARGVASSSGGLLAVADDRVRLYDLATGVLRATLKDLDGSVAAVAFSPDGRLLAIGDAEGGVRLLDVTSADGPRTLAAVPAAAAGATNELVFTPAGRLLVLTNARGSLLDIEDPARPRSLGSLPPGTIAASGTGALILTESQDDLELGLWTLSSSAGVSRVATLVPPSRALGTNARAAFSPNGHILAVGGSDNRVRLWDVADPTRPAVRSDLNAQGRDGISCVEFSSDGTVLALGGRDGVITLWDVSDPFRPHSGARLTGYPGFASVSGIAFGPDGQTLASIASDREQRTSARVWAVSGIDRTSTVTILPTEGTFPPSFSPDSRLLAAGGSPTTVWRMDDKPGPRLAATVGSFNASGQAAAFGRDGHTLFSGRPVVAWDTADPAAPRMVTPQVTRSDGATGISLNSAFPLLATGAGIMAPPPVELGTVQLWDVSDRTRPVLVDTLGGTVAGSQAISFSPDGGLLAAPTREGTVRLWNVTRDTAPTVAGNIDMARGKATALAFAPVDRTLLVGDDSGVITTWDVSRPAHPLRRGSAAPHAGSISGLAHHPAGALAASAAEDGRIRLWDTSDPDHLVEIASLATGGLYPQASLAFSPDGSLLAASGDRGTRLWSVDPAAIMRRLCAESSRITREQWNQYLPDRHYDPPCV; encoded by the coding sequence ATGGCCACGGGCCTGGAGCGCCAGGCCGGGGAGCCGACCGGATACGACGCTTTCATCTCGTACAGCCACAGCTGGGACAGGAAGCTCACCAAGACGTTCCAGAGCCGATTACAGAACTTCGACCGGCCCTGGTACAGGCCGAGAAGCCTCAGACTGTTCCGCGACGAGACCAACCTGGCGGCAAGCCCCCATCTGTGGCGGGAGATCGAGCGGGGACTCACCGCGTCCCGGTGGCTCGTGCTCATGGCCAGCCCGGCCGCTGCCGCGTCCCCCTGGGTCCGGAAGGAGATCCGCTGGTGGCTCACCCACCGGTCGGCGGACACGCTCCTCATCGCCTGGACCGACGGAACGCTTGTCTGGGACGACTCGCGGAGGTCGTTCGACTGGTCGAGGACCGATGCCCTCCCGCGCGAGGAGATGGACGGCAGCTTCGGCCAACAGCCCCGTTGGGTCGACCTGCGCTGGCTGCACAGCCCGGAGCAGGCCGGCCCGGCCGACCCCCGGTTGGTCGAGTGCGTGGCGGAGTTCGCAGCCCCGATCTCGGGCAGGTCCAAGGACGAGGTGATCGGCGACCATGTACGCCAGCAGCGTCGGACGATGCGCCTGGTGTGGTCGACCGTCGCCGTGCTCACCGTTCTGCTCCTGGTCGCACTCGCCGGGGGCGTCACGGCGTACCACCAGCGCAACGCCGCCCGGTCCCAGACCCTGGTCGCCCAATCCCGTCAGCTCGTCGCGGAGGCTTCGTCGATCAGCGACACCCAGCCCGACCTGGCCCGCCAACTGCTGGTCCAGGCTTACCGACTCGCTCCCACCGCCGAGGCGGCCGGGGCACTCGTCGGCAGCCGCGGCCTTCCCCGCGTCATCGACGGGAAGGGCGATGCCCGCGGTGTAGCGTCCAGCAGCGGGGGGCTCCTCGCCGTGGCCGACGACCGGGTACGGCTCTACGACCTGGCCACCGGCGTGCTGCGTGCCACACTGAAGGACCTGGACGGCAGCGTCGCCGCCGTCGCGTTCAGCCCGGACGGACGGCTTCTGGCGATCGGCGACGCCGAAGGCGGGGTGCGGCTGCTCGACGTGACGTCAGCGGACGGTCCCAGAACTCTGGCGGCAGTGCCCGCGGCGGCGGCGGGCGCGACGAACGAACTCGTGTTCACCCCCGCCGGCAGGCTCCTCGTCCTGACCAACGCGCGCGGCTCCCTCCTCGACATCGAGGACCCGGCCCGGCCTCGTTCCCTCGGATCCCTGCCCCCTGGCACGATCGCCGCCAGCGGTACGGGCGCACTGATCCTCACGGAGTCGCAGGACGACCTCGAACTCGGCCTGTGGACCCTGTCCTCCTCGGCCGGGGTGAGCCGGGTCGCCACCCTCGTCCCGCCGTCCCGTGCGCTCGGCACCAACGCCCGCGCCGCGTTCAGCCCGAACGGCCACATTCTGGCGGTCGGCGGCTCGGACAACCGGGTGCGGCTGTGGGACGTCGCCGACCCCACCCGGCCGGCGGTCCGCTCGGATCTGAACGCGCAGGGCCGCGACGGCATCAGCTGCGTGGAGTTTTCCTCGGACGGGACCGTCCTGGCCCTGGGCGGCCGCGACGGAGTGATCACCCTTTGGGACGTCTCCGACCCTTTCCGCCCCCACTCCGGTGCGCGCCTGACCGGCTACCCGGGATTCGCATCCGTTTCCGGCATCGCTTTCGGCCCCGACGGGCAGACGCTCGCGTCCATCGCGAGCGACCGGGAGCAGCGGACGTCGGCAAGGGTGTGGGCCGTGTCGGGAATCGACAGGACCTCCACCGTCACGATCTTGCCGACGGAGGGAACCTTTCCCCCCTCGTTCAGCCCCGACAGTCGGCTGCTGGCCGCCGGTGGCAGTCCGACCACCGTGTGGAGGATGGACGACAAGCCGGGACCGCGCCTGGCCGCCACCGTGGGCTCGTTCAACGCCAGCGGTCAGGCCGCGGCCTTCGGCCGGGACGGCCACACCCTGTTCTCCGGTCGGCCCGTGGTCGCATGGGACACGGCCGACCCGGCGGCTCCGCGGATGGTGACCCCGCAGGTCACGCGTTCGGACGGTGCGACGGGCATCAGCCTGAACTCCGCCTTCCCGCTGCTGGCGACAGGAGCGGGGATCATGGCACCTCCACCGGTGGAACTGGGAACCGTACAGCTGTGGGACGTCAGCGACCGGACACGGCCCGTCCTCGTCGACACGCTCGGCGGCACCGTGGCCGGCAGCCAGGCCATCTCCTTCAGCCCGGACGGCGGGCTCCTGGCGGCGCCGACCCGCGAGGGAACCGTACGGCTGTGGAACGTCACCCGTGACACCGCGCCCACGGTCGCGGGAAACATCGACATGGCGAGGGGAAAGGCCACCGCACTGGCCTTCGCCCCGGTCGACCGCACCCTGCTCGTCGGTGACGACAGCGGGGTGATCACGACCTGGGACGTCTCACGTCCTGCGCATCCCTTGCGCCGGGGCAGTGCCGCCCCGCACGCCGGCAGCATCAGTGGACTCGCCCATCACCCCGCCGGCGCGCTCGCGGCCAGCGCCGCGGAGGACGGGCGCATCCGGCTGTGGGACACGAGCGACCCGGACCACCTCGTCGAGATCGCCTCGCTCGCCACCGGCGGCCTGTACCCGCAGGCGTCCCTCGCGTTCAGCCCGGACGGCAGTCTCCTCGCGGCCAGCGGCGACCGGGGCACGCGGCTGTGGAGCGTGGACCCGGCCGCGATCATGCGACGGCTGTGCGCCGAGTCCTCCCGCATCACCCGCGAACAGTGGAACCAGTACCTCCCTGACCGACACTACGACCCGCCGTGCGTCTGA
- a CDS encoding penicillin acylase family protein, with product MARRRFRARLPVAVAVAVAVLSTMAATGSPAPGAAGQGPDKPTIRYTEYGIPHIIASDWAGLGTGYGYAVAKDNICTLADTYLMVNAQRSRYLGPDGKASPGEHQNTTTNLNSDLYFQRMNDNRVVERLIDQPAPNGPEPEVKEAIRGYVQGYNRYLAETGVNNISDPACRGAAWVRPITELDVYRHAHAEIIMGTADVLLDGEVNAAPPGASAAPPQSAPPPEVTAAKIRDAMAAGRAQGMGSNALAVGSQGVSGGTGMLLANPHFPWQGKNRMWQSQLTIPGKTNVSGASLLGFPAVNIGHNDDVAWTHTVATVAPFGLFDVQVDPLNPTKYLVDGAWQQMTSQQVGVDVRKPDGSLGKVTRTLWATRYGPITTSVLGTSLPWVVSAHAVRDVNMDNLRALNTWFHLDQAKDVNDVVNTLETTEGVPFFNTIATDRKGKALYADIQATPNITDAHAESCLTLTGRLLFDQTLRLPNVPPVSIFDGKRSACDWPDDPNAVAPGLLDPHKQPRLIRSDFVGNANDSAWLANPAQPLSFPRVMGDTAAPRSLRTQELILTAQNRIDGNDGLPGRGFTPENMRQLLFADNSRAADLALNATVSACQGAPFGLVLVDGNLVNVSEACPVLAAWKDHNYTADSRGSWLFENYWAFLLGGQAVEKLPWRVPFDPKDPVHTPNSLDSGNSAVRDALARAVFALRKAGVPLNAPLSDVQKITRNGEQIPVHGSIGELGVLNVITPGLVDGKLDITFGSSFIQQVRFTADGPPQTSSVLAYSQSANPNSPHYADQTKLFSAGRWVTERFTEADIAASPALEIKVLD from the coding sequence ATGGCGCGCAGGAGATTCAGGGCGAGGCTGCCCGTGGCGGTCGCGGTCGCGGTGGCGGTGCTGAGCACGATGGCGGCCACCGGGTCACCCGCCCCCGGAGCCGCCGGGCAGGGGCCGGACAAGCCGACGATCCGGTACACCGAATACGGGATCCCGCACATCATCGCCTCGGACTGGGCGGGGCTGGGCACGGGGTACGGATACGCGGTGGCCAAGGACAACATCTGCACCCTGGCCGACACCTACCTCATGGTCAACGCCCAGCGGTCCCGCTACCTGGGGCCCGACGGCAAGGCCAGCCCCGGCGAGCACCAGAACACCACCACCAACCTCAACAGCGACCTGTACTTCCAGCGGATGAACGACAACCGGGTCGTGGAGCGGCTGATCGACCAGCCCGCCCCCAACGGGCCGGAGCCGGAGGTCAAGGAAGCCATCCGCGGCTACGTCCAGGGATACAACAGGTACCTGGCCGAGACGGGCGTGAACAACATCTCCGACCCGGCCTGCCGCGGTGCGGCCTGGGTGCGGCCGATCACGGAGCTGGACGTCTACCGGCACGCGCACGCCGAGATCATCATGGGCACCGCCGACGTGCTGCTGGACGGCGAGGTGAACGCCGCGCCCCCGGGGGCGTCGGCCGCCCCGCCGCAGTCGGCGCCCCCGCCCGAGGTGACCGCGGCGAAGATCCGCGACGCGATGGCCGCCGGCCGTGCCCAGGGCATGGGCAGCAACGCTCTCGCGGTCGGTTCGCAGGGCGTGTCCGGGGGCACCGGCATGCTGCTCGCCAACCCGCACTTCCCGTGGCAGGGCAAGAACCGGATGTGGCAGAGCCAGCTGACGATCCCGGGGAAGACCAACGTCTCCGGGGCGAGCCTGCTCGGCTTCCCCGCGGTGAACATCGGGCACAACGACGACGTCGCCTGGACCCACACCGTCGCCACGGTGGCTCCGTTCGGGCTGTTCGACGTACAGGTGGACCCGCTGAACCCGACCAAGTACCTGGTCGACGGCGCCTGGCAGCAGATGACCTCGCAGCAGGTGGGCGTCGACGTACGGAAGCCGGACGGCTCCCTCGGCAAGGTCACCAGGACGCTGTGGGCCACCCGTTACGGCCCGATCACCACGTCGGTCCTGGGCACCTCGCTGCCCTGGGTGGTCAGTGCGCACGCGGTGCGCGACGTCAACATGGACAACCTGCGGGCCTTGAACACCTGGTTCCACCTCGACCAGGCCAAGGACGTCAACGACGTGGTGAACACCCTGGAGACCACGGAAGGCGTCCCCTTCTTCAACACCATCGCCACCGACCGCAAGGGCAAGGCCCTGTACGCGGACATCCAGGCCACCCCGAACATCACCGACGCGCACGCCGAGTCGTGCCTCACGCTGACCGGCCGGCTGCTGTTCGACCAGACGCTGCGACTGCCGAACGTACCGCCCGTCTCCATCTTCGACGGCAAGCGCAGCGCGTGCGACTGGCCCGACGACCCGAACGCCGTCGCGCCCGGGCTGCTCGACCCGCACAAGCAACCCCGTCTGATCCGGTCCGACTTCGTCGGCAACGCCAACGACAGCGCCTGGCTGGCCAACCCCGCACAGCCGCTGTCCTTCCCCCGGGTGATGGGCGATACCGCGGCGCCCCGGTCGCTGCGCACCCAGGAGCTGATCCTGACCGCGCAGAACCGGATCGACGGCAACGACGGCCTGCCGGGCCGGGGCTTCACCCCGGAAAACATGCGGCAGTTGCTGTTCGCCGACAACAGCAGGGCCGCCGACCTGGCCCTCAACGCCACGGTGTCGGCGTGCCAGGGCGCCCCCTTCGGACTCGTCCTGGTGGACGGCAACCTGGTCAACGTGAGCGAGGCGTGCCCGGTCCTGGCCGCCTGGAAGGATCACAACTACACGGCGGACAGCCGGGGTTCCTGGCTCTTCGAGAACTACTGGGCCTTCCTGCTCGGCGGCCAGGCGGTCGAGAAACTGCCGTGGCGGGTCCCCTTCGACCCCAAGGACCCGGTGCACACGCCCAATTCGCTGGACTCGGGAAACTCCGCCGTCCGCGACGCCCTGGCCCGCGCGGTGTTCGCGCTGCGCAAGGCGGGCGTTCCACTGAACGCACCGCTGTCGGACGTCCAGAAGATAACCCGCAACGGCGAGCAGATCCCGGTCCACGGCTCGATCGGTGAACTGGGCGTGCTGAACGTGATCACTCCGGGCCTGGTCGACGGGAAGCTGGACATCACCTTCGGGTCGAGCTTCATCCAGCAGGTGCGCTTCACCGCTGACGGGCCGCCGCAGACCTCCTCGGTCCTCGCCTACTCCCAGTCGGCCAACCCGAACTCCCCCCACTACGCCGACCAGACCAAGCTCTTCTCGGCGGGCCGGTGGGTGACCGAACGGTTCACCGAGGCGGACATCGCGGCCTCACCGGCGCTGGAGATCAAGGTCCTGGACTGA
- a CDS encoding alpha/beta hydrolase, translating to MTRTSSRWRAVVALLAAIVALAVPTGSAQAADGTAPPSMTDGFGLTQVDSAVGGATNFYITVTTPEVTGKHHIKIILPSGYYDDPGKRYPVLYFLHGSPDDPIQQNYPALTTSNQMITVIPDGGARGWYANWLNQKTAAGTQNWENFHLKQVIPFIDANLRTVATKQARAVAGVSMGGFGALHYAQVRPDLFSQTASLSGDIDLSVRSMDLRMAVVASLVGYAPSVDSDAAFGSPYPVFNADWRFNEVDPAAHMNKLAGVGVSIYVGNGRGDATDLEFWVESASKHVKDSMDALRMPYHYVDYGDGAAWGTQCNGGHNAGCWEQDLRDLIPRLERSFAA from the coding sequence GTGACGAGGACATCGAGCCGATGGCGCGCGGTGGTGGCCCTGTTGGCCGCGATCGTGGCCCTGGCCGTGCCGACGGGTTCGGCGCAGGCCGCCGACGGCACCGCGCCGCCGAGCATGACGGACGGGTTCGGCCTGACCCAGGTCGACTCGGCGGTGGGCGGCGCGACCAACTTCTACATCACCGTGACCACGCCCGAGGTCACGGGCAAGCACCACATAAAGATCATCCTGCCGAGCGGCTACTACGACGACCCGGGCAAGCGCTACCCGGTGCTGTACTTCCTGCACGGCTCGCCCGACGATCCGATCCAGCAGAACTATCCCGCGCTGACCACCTCGAACCAGATGATCACCGTCATCCCGGACGGCGGCGCCCGGGGCTGGTACGCGAACTGGCTCAACCAGAAGACCGCGGCCGGAACCCAGAACTGGGAGAACTTCCACCTCAAGCAGGTGATCCCGTTCATCGACGCGAACCTGCGCACCGTCGCCACCAAGCAGGCCAGGGCGGTCGCCGGTGTCTCCATGGGCGGGTTCGGAGCCCTGCACTACGCCCAGGTCCGTCCTGACCTGTTCAGCCAGACCGCGTCCCTGTCGGGAGACATCGACCTGTCGGTCAGGTCCATGGACCTGCGGATGGCCGTCGTCGCCTCCCTCGTCGGCTACGCGCCCAGCGTGGACAGTGACGCCGCGTTCGGCTCGCCCTACCCGGTCTTCAACGCCGACTGGAGGTTCAACGAGGTGGACCCGGCCGCGCACATGAACAAGCTCGCGGGCGTCGGGGTGTCCATCTACGTGGGCAACGGGCGCGGAGACGCGACCGACTTGGAGTTCTGGGTGGAGAGCGCCTCCAAGCACGTCAAGGACAGCATGGACGCGCTGCGCATGCCCTACCACTACGTCGACTACGGCGACGGTGCCGCCTGGGGCACCCAGTGCAACGGCGGCCACAACGCGGGCTGCTGGGAACAGGACCTCCGGGACCTGATCCCCAGGCTGGAACGATCCTTCGCCGCCTGA
- a CDS encoding BTAD domain-containing putative transcriptional regulator yields the protein MPTTVTTGRPTDTALGDQERKVLRAVGCGLRDDEIAAALALPEDTVAGHLARILSACGLRDRAAAIVHAFDCGLVVPGSGPRTGAPGPAPRAAATPIPRASGPRVRISLLGPLQAWEGGRPLELGHLRRQAVLAALALSPGRTLSQRELRDGVWGVDPPATNPVPVYVYRLRKALRLEEGPDGPDAADAVIAHDRRGYRLVSGAADVDVARMEELAADAEAADRAGEPAEAVRLCSRALALFRGEPLAGLPGPFAELERLRLTERGIALAQRKSQWQQRLGRHSEAIAGLFALSAAHPLNEPVAAMLMRALYRTGRQADALTVFDRARRRLADDLGVPPSRMLRRTHQMILRGDEADLAPAGIMR from the coding sequence ATGCCGACGACCGTCACCACCGGCCGACCCACCGACACCGCGCTCGGGGACCAGGAGCGCAAGGTGCTCCGCGCGGTCGGCTGCGGGCTGCGGGACGACGAGATCGCCGCCGCCCTCGCACTTCCCGAGGACACCGTGGCCGGACACCTCGCGCGGATCCTCTCGGCGTGCGGGCTGCGCGACCGGGCCGCCGCCATCGTGCACGCCTTCGACTGCGGGCTGGTCGTGCCCGGCAGCGGCCCGCGTACGGGGGCACCCGGCCCGGCGCCGCGCGCCGCCGCCACCCCCATCCCCCGGGCTTCCGGACCACGGGTGCGGATCTCCCTGCTCGGGCCGCTGCAGGCGTGGGAGGGCGGGCGGCCCCTGGAGCTGGGGCACTTGCGCCGGCAGGCCGTACTGGCGGCGCTGGCGCTGTCCCCCGGGCGGACGCTCAGCCAGCGCGAACTGCGCGACGGCGTGTGGGGGGTGGATCCCCCGGCCACGAACCCGGTGCCGGTGTACGTCTACCGGTTGCGCAAGGCCCTGCGCCTCGAGGAGGGCCCGGACGGCCCGGACGCCGCGGACGCGGTCATCGCGCACGACCGGCGCGGGTACCGGCTGGTGTCCGGCGCGGCCGACGTGGACGTGGCCCGCATGGAGGAACTGGCCGCCGACGCCGAGGCGGCCGACCGCGCGGGCGAACCGGCTGAGGCGGTACGTCTGTGCTCCCGGGCCCTGGCCCTGTTCCGCGGCGAGCCCCTGGCCGGGCTGCCCGGCCCGTTCGCCGAGCTGGAGCGGCTGCGGCTCACCGAGCGCGGGATCGCCCTCGCGCAGCGGAAGTCGCAGTGGCAGCAGCGACTCGGCCGGCACTCCGAAGCGATCGCCGGGCTGTTCGCCCTGTCCGCGGCCCACCCGCTGAACGAGCCGGTGGCCGCGATGCTGATGCGCGCCCTGTACCGCACCGGCCGGCAGGCCGACGCGCTGACCGTGTTCGACCGCGCCCGCCGCCGGCTGGCCGACGACCTGGGCGTTCCGCCCAGCCGGATGCTGCGGCGGACGCACCAGATGATCCTGCGCGGGGACGAGGCGGACCTCGCCCCCGCCGGGATCATGCGGTGA